A window of Micromonospora eburnea genomic DNA:
GGTGGTGGTGCTGGCCGTGGTGGGCCTCGCCACCGGCCTGACCTACGGGCTGAGCGTGCACGACGTGCCGCGCGAGCTGCCCCGGATGGTCGGCGCCGGGCTGGCCCAGGTGCCGGCGGCCTGGGTGCTGGCCGGGCTCGCGGTGCTGCTCTACGGTCTGCTGCCCCGGCTCGCCTCGATGGCCTGGGCGATCCTGGCGGTCTGCGTGCTGCTCGGCCAGCTCGGCGCGGTGCTGAAGCTGAGCCAGTGGCTGCTGGACGTCTCCCCGTTCACCCACACCCCGCAGGTGCTCGGCCCGCGATGGAGCGCCACCCCGCTCTGGGCCCTGGCCACCCTGGCCCTGGCCCTGGCGGCGACCGGCCTCACCGCCTTCCACCACCGCGACCTTCCCACCACCTGACCTCGGCGTTGATCAAGAGGTTTGCGTCAGGAACCGCACGTCGGCAGACGCAAACCTCTTGATCAACAAATGCGGGCGGGGGTGGGGTGGGGGTGGGGGTGGTTTAGGGGGTGGGTTCGTTGCGGATCATTAGGGCCGAGCGGAGGCCGGTGATGTCCAGGACGCGGAGCAGGAAGTCGCCGACGTTGCTCAGGACCAGCAGGCTCTGCGCGTGGCTGGCCTTGCGGCTGAGCACCACCAGGGTGCCGAGGCCCTGTGAGTCGCAGAAGGTCACCCCG
This region includes:
- a CDS encoding STAS domain-containing protein, which codes for MDRAELSITVHRTGDEAVLRLAGEIDMLTATQLSTVVNEVLADPPPRIVLDLGGVTFCDSQGLGTLVVLSRKASHAQSLLVLSNVGDFLLRVLDITGLRSALMIRNEPTP